A region of Plantactinospora sp. BC1 DNA encodes the following proteins:
- a CDS encoding sensor histidine kinase — MTARLRLERGSLSRDIALASASLAGGLLMMALGVYHPLNPGLLDASPGLTVGTLAVTCLAVALRRVATRLGLALGTVAVVVDLLHGPSLGTTLVYTQVLFDSCVYGSARLWRRLLQVNLALTGLAALVGVLLATPAWQGIGLAIPVVLIGVLPVVSGIGVRQYRDQAAAERARAEQTARLAELDRRQAVAAERSRMARELHDVVANHLSAVAIHATAALSVSGLDRAQLDQALRVIRENSVQGLAEMRQMIGLLREPADPGSVPTGAEPAPPSRDPGRPAASDGGGSSASGARSGAGAESTGAPARGGLPGTEPARLGTGDGPVRARLAEVDRLVGQARDAGLPVRFETTGEARPLPVGVDLAAYRIVQESLTNALKHGAGQTILTICHERRSVNLTIVNPLARSGEPRGAGAAAGAGLPGAGAGLIGMRERAALLGGRFEAGPRGANWRVHAELPNADFPGPPAPPTGTPGAGDADGETGRPAAAPTVRP; from the coding sequence GTGACCGCACGGCTGCGCCTGGAACGCGGGTCCCTGTCCCGGGACATCGCGCTGGCGTCCGCGTCCCTGGCCGGCGGGCTGCTGATGATGGCGCTCGGGGTCTACCACCCGCTCAACCCCGGCCTGCTGGACGCCTCGCCGGGTCTCACCGTCGGCACCCTCGCCGTGACCTGCCTGGCCGTGGCGCTGCGCCGGGTGGCGACCCGGCTCGGGCTGGCGCTGGGCACCGTCGCCGTCGTCGTCGACCTCCTGCACGGACCGTCGCTGGGCACCACGCTGGTCTACACCCAGGTGCTCTTCGACTCCTGCGTCTACGGGTCGGCGCGGCTCTGGCGCCGGCTGCTCCAGGTCAACCTGGCACTCACCGGCCTTGCCGCGCTGGTCGGGGTCCTGCTGGCCACCCCGGCCTGGCAGGGCATCGGGTTGGCGATCCCGGTGGTGCTGATCGGGGTACTGCCGGTGGTCAGCGGCATCGGCGTCCGGCAGTACCGCGACCAGGCCGCCGCCGAACGCGCCCGGGCCGAGCAGACCGCCCGGCTGGCCGAACTCGACCGGCGCCAGGCGGTGGCGGCGGAGCGGAGCCGGATGGCCCGGGAACTGCACGACGTGGTCGCCAACCACCTGAGCGCGGTCGCCATCCACGCCACCGCGGCGCTCTCGGTCTCCGGGCTGGACCGGGCCCAGCTCGACCAGGCGCTGCGGGTGATCCGGGAGAACAGCGTGCAGGGGCTCGCCGAGATGCGGCAGATGATCGGCCTGCTCCGGGAACCGGCCGACCCCGGATCGGTCCCGACCGGCGCCGAGCCCGCTCCGCCCAGCCGTGACCCGGGCCGGCCGGCCGCCTCGGACGGGGGCGGGAGTTCCGCCTCGGGTGCCCGCTCCGGGGCCGGCGCGGAGTCGACCGGGGCACCGGCCCGGGGCGGCCTCCCCGGCACCGAACCGGCCCGGCTGGGCACGGGCGACGGTCCCGTCCGGGCCCGGCTCGCCGAGGTGGACCGGCTGGTCGGCCAGGCCCGGGACGCCGGCCTCCCGGTACGGTTCGAGACGACCGGCGAGGCACGCCCGCTGCCGGTCGGCGTGGACCTGGCCGCGTACCGGATCGTCCAGGAGTCGCTGACGAACGCGCTCAAGCACGGCGCCGGCCAGACCATCCTGACCATCTGCCACGAGCGCCGCTCGGTCAACCTCACCATCGTGAACCCGCTGGCCCGCTCCGGCGAGCCCCGGGGTGCCGGGGCCGCGGCCGGGGCCGGGCTGCCCGGGGCGGGTGCCGGCCTGATCGGGATGCGGGAGCGGGCCGCCCTGCTCGGCGGCCGGTTCGAGGCCGGCCCGCGCGGAGCGAACTGGCGGGTGCACGCGGAACTGCCGAACGCCGACTTCCCCGGCCCGCCGGCCCCGCCCACCGGGACGCCCGGGGCGGGCGACGCCGACGGGGAGACCGGCCGGCCGGCTGCGGCACCGACGGTCCGGCCGTGA
- a CDS encoding response regulator transcription factor — protein MIRVVVADDQDAVRAGLVLILAGTPGLEVVGEAADGEEAVALCRRLRPDVAVLDVRMPRLDGVSATGEIVAERLADVLVLTTFDLDEYVFGALRAGASGFLLKDTDATGLVDAVRTVARGEGIIAPAVTRRLISAFAAAVPATPATARAALADLTPRERDVLACLGLGLSNQQIAERLTMAESTTKTHVSRILGKLGLRSRVQAAILAQELALPPPP, from the coding sequence GTGATCCGGGTGGTGGTCGCCGACGACCAGGACGCGGTGCGGGCCGGTCTGGTGCTGATCCTCGCCGGTACGCCCGGACTGGAGGTGGTCGGCGAGGCGGCCGACGGCGAGGAGGCGGTGGCGCTCTGCCGGCGGCTCCGGCCGGACGTGGCGGTGCTCGACGTCCGGATGCCCCGGCTCGACGGTGTCTCGGCAACCGGGGAGATCGTCGCCGAGCGGCTCGCCGACGTCCTCGTGCTGACCACGTTCGACCTCGACGAGTACGTCTTCGGCGCGCTCCGGGCCGGCGCCTCCGGGTTCCTGCTCAAGGACACCGACGCCACCGGGCTGGTCGACGCGGTGCGTACCGTCGCCCGGGGCGAGGGGATCATCGCACCGGCGGTGACCCGTCGGCTGATCAGCGCCTTCGCCGCCGCCGTACCGGCCACCCCGGCGACCGCCCGGGCGGCGTTGGCCGACCTGACGCCACGGGAACGGGACGTGCTGGCCTGTCTCGGCCTCGGGCTCTCCAACCAGCAGATCGCCGAGCGGTTGACGATGGCGGAGAGCACCACCAAGACGCACGTGAGCCGGATCCTCGGCAAGCTCGGCCTGCGCAGCCGGGTACAGGCGGCGATCCTCGCCCAGGAGCTGGCCCTGCCGCCACCGCCCTGA
- a CDS encoding phosphatase PAP2 family protein yields MVARPPLVVPLLALAGFLALLALTVAGWAPLDRFDAAVSDAFRGYGDASPRTVDVLRIATDVAATVPFLVAGLAVTVGLAARGGRRPAAFCALVTVLIPVLWGLMHWLVYHPRPENGFVVITSNGFPSGHTSNAAAAALVAVLLLWSRLGKPGRALTVGLAVAFAAFVGLTRVALLAHWPTDVLGGWLLALAVVPLAARAVRRPAGTPQLREASPDRAVR; encoded by the coding sequence ATGGTCGCCCGCCCGCCGCTGGTCGTCCCGCTGCTCGCGCTCGCCGGCTTCCTGGCGCTGCTCGCCCTGACCGTGGCCGGCTGGGCGCCGCTGGACCGCTTCGACGCCGCCGTCAGCGACGCCTTCCGGGGGTACGGCGACGCCAGCCCCCGCACCGTCGACGTGCTGCGGATCGCCACCGACGTCGCCGCCACGGTGCCGTTCCTGGTCGCCGGCCTGGCCGTCACGGTGGGGCTGGCCGCCCGGGGCGGGCGCCGGCCGGCGGCGTTCTGTGCTCTGGTGACGGTGCTGATCCCGGTGCTCTGGGGGCTGATGCACTGGCTGGTGTACCACCCCCGGCCGGAGAACGGCTTCGTCGTGATCACCAGCAACGGGTTTCCGAGCGGGCACACCAGCAACGCGGCGGCGGCGGCGCTGGTGGCCGTACTCCTGCTCTGGTCCCGGCTCGGCAAACCGGGCCGGGCGCTCACCGTCGGGCTGGCCGTGGCCTTTGCGGCCTTCGTCGGGCTGACCCGGGTGGCCCTGCTGGCGCACTGGCCGACCGACGTGCTCGGCGGCTGGCTGCTCGCGCTCGCCGTCGTCCCGCTGGCCGCCCGGGCGGTGCGGCGCCCGGCCGGCACTCCGCAGCTCCGCGAGGCCAGTCCGGACCGCGCCGTCCGGTAG
- a CDS encoding CdaR family transcriptional regulator — translation MASEAGDGELAATLRRIERAAGTLASASVTRMDETLPWFRDLPAEQRSWVMLVAQAGVRSLVEWLRSRPAADGPGGADALADSPDEVFAAAPRALARSISLQQTVALIKVTIDVVEEQVPHLAAPGEERLLHEAVLKFSREIAFAAARVYARAAESRGSWDARLQALLVDALLRGDSPDVLASRAAALGWTDAPPVAVAVGRSPGGEVAAVLHTIYRVTRRLGLEMIGGVHGDRLVLVLGGATDPLAATAKMLAGFGPGPVVVGPAVPSLDAATDSARAALAGFRAAPAWPAAPRPVAAADLLPERALAGDPEARRALRQDVYAALVRAGGELLETLDAFFAAGGVLESAARTLFVHPNTVRYRLRRVADVTGFSPLTARDAFALRMALTIGRLDPAAPVGPGAGH, via the coding sequence ATGGCGAGCGAGGCGGGTGACGGCGAACTGGCGGCCACGCTGCGCCGGATCGAGCGGGCGGCGGGCACGCTGGCCAGCGCCAGCGTCACCCGGATGGACGAGACCCTGCCCTGGTTCCGCGACCTGCCGGCCGAGCAGCGCTCCTGGGTGATGCTGGTCGCCCAGGCCGGCGTCCGGTCCCTGGTCGAGTGGCTGCGGTCGCGGCCGGCCGCCGACGGCCCCGGCGGCGCCGACGCCCTGGCGGACAGCCCCGACGAGGTCTTCGCCGCCGCGCCCCGGGCGCTGGCCCGGTCGATCAGCCTCCAGCAGACGGTGGCCCTGATCAAGGTGACCATCGACGTGGTGGAGGAACAGGTGCCGCACCTGGCGGCGCCGGGCGAGGAACGGCTGCTGCACGAGGCGGTGCTCAAGTTCTCCCGGGAGATCGCCTTCGCCGCCGCCCGGGTCTACGCGCGGGCCGCCGAGTCGCGCGGCTCCTGGGACGCCCGGCTCCAGGCGCTGCTGGTGGACGCGCTACTCCGGGGCGACTCCCCCGACGTGCTGGCCAGCCGGGCGGCGGCGCTGGGCTGGACCGACGCCCCGCCGGTGGCGGTGGCGGTGGGCCGCTCCCCGGGCGGCGAGGTCGCCGCCGTGCTGCACACCATCTACCGGGTCACCCGGCGACTCGGCCTGGAGATGATCGGCGGGGTGCACGGCGACCGGCTCGTCCTGGTACTCGGCGGCGCCACCGACCCGCTGGCCGCCACCGCGAAGATGCTCGCCGGCTTCGGCCCCGGCCCGGTGGTGGTCGGTCCGGCGGTACCGAGCCTGGACGCGGCGACCGACTCGGCCCGGGCGGCACTGGCCGGCTTCCGGGCCGCACCGGCCTGGCCGGCCGCACCCCGCCCGGTGGCCGCCGCCGACCTGCTCCCCGAGCGGGCCCTGGCCGGTGACCCGGAGGCCCGACGGGCGCTGCGCCAGGACGTCTACGCGGCGCTGGTCCGGGCCGGCGGCGAGTTGCTGGAGACCCTGGACGCGTTCTTCGCCGCCGGCGGGGTACTGGAGAGTGCCGCCCGGACCCTCTTCGTGCACCCGAACACCGTCCGGTACCGGCTGCGCCGGGTCGCCGATGTGACGGGATTCTCCCCGCTGACCGCCCGGGACGCCTTCGCGTTGCGGATGGCGCTGACGATCGGGCGGCTGGACCCGGCCGCCCCGGTCGGACCTGGGGCGGGACACTAA
- a CDS encoding acyltransferase domain-containing protein, which translates to MLAVLSPGQGSQKPGFLTPWLDLPGTEARLRWWSALAGVDLVRLGTEGDAEEIRDTARTQPLLVAAALLAAEQLPMHDVSVTAGHSVGELAAAALAGVLSPEAAVTLAGVRGREMAAACALEPTGMSAVMGGDPEEVLEALAAHELHPANFNGAGQLVVAGAVDRLAKFAANPPAGTKVIALKVAGAFHTPYMAPAERALAAVAAGIVPADPTRILLSNADGAAVGHGREMRQRLVRQVTAPVRWDLCVRRLVDLGVTAVIELPPAGTLAGLIKRELKGTGQVPEIVTLNTPGDLAAARDLIARHGTPSRPAPAARSRVVVAGTAGTFAPVEDLAEGAAIESGQVVGHVTTRQGAVEVTAHGSGVLTEWLAHHDDPVAPGQPLARIGGQLS; encoded by the coding sequence GTGCTCGCCGTACTCTCACCCGGCCAGGGTTCCCAGAAGCCCGGCTTCCTGACCCCGTGGCTCGACCTGCCCGGCACCGAGGCACGGCTGCGCTGGTGGTCCGCGCTGGCCGGCGTGGACCTCGTCCGGCTCGGCACCGAGGGCGACGCCGAGGAGATCCGGGACACCGCGCGTACCCAGCCGCTGCTGGTCGCCGCCGCCCTGCTCGCCGCCGAACAGCTTCCGATGCACGACGTGTCGGTCACCGCCGGGCACAGCGTCGGCGAACTGGCCGCGGCGGCACTGGCCGGCGTACTGAGCCCGGAGGCGGCGGTCACCCTGGCCGGCGTACGGGGCCGGGAGATGGCCGCCGCCTGTGCGCTCGAACCGACCGGGATGTCGGCGGTGATGGGCGGCGACCCGGAGGAGGTGCTGGAGGCACTGGCGGCACACGAGCTGCACCCGGCCAACTTCAACGGCGCCGGCCAGCTCGTGGTGGCCGGCGCGGTCGACCGGCTGGCCAAGTTCGCCGCCAACCCGCCCGCCGGCACCAAGGTGATCGCCCTCAAGGTGGCCGGCGCCTTCCACACCCCGTACATGGCACCGGCCGAGCGGGCCCTCGCCGCCGTCGCCGCCGGGATCGTCCCGGCCGACCCGACCCGGATCCTGCTCTCCAACGCCGACGGTGCCGCCGTCGGCCACGGCCGGGAGATGCGGCAGCGCCTGGTACGCCAGGTGACCGCCCCGGTCCGCTGGGACCTCTGCGTCCGCCGCCTCGTCGACCTCGGCGTCACCGCGGTGATCGAGCTGCCCCCGGCCGGCACCCTGGCCGGGCTGATCAAGCGGGAACTCAAGGGCACCGGGCAGGTCCCCGAGATCGTCACCCTGAACACCCCGGGCGACCTGGCCGCGGCCCGCGACCTGATCGCCCGGCACGGCACACCGTCCCGGCCCGCGCCCGCCGCGCGGTCCCGGGTGGTGGTGGCCGGCACCGCCGGCACCTTCGCTCCGGTCGAGGACCTCGCCGAGGGAGCCGCCATCGAGTCCGGGCAGGTCGTCGGCCACGTCACCACCCGGCAAGGCGCGGTCGAGGTCACCGCGCACGGCTCCGGCGTGCTCACCGAATGGCTCGCCCACCACGACGACCCGGTCGCCCCGGGCCAGCCCCTCGCCCGCATCGGAGGACAGCTTTCATGA
- a CDS encoding beta-ketoacyl-ACP synthase III translates to MIALGHYQPSRVLSNDDLAQIVDTNDTWIRDRVGIATRRIADTETVADMAAAAADKALANSGLAASDIDLVVVATCSAVDRSPNTACRVAAKLGIDAPGAFDINTACSGFSYALGTVDHALRAGASRNAIVIGAEKLSDFVDWTDRSTCILFGDAAGAAVLTATGEGEPDGIGPVVWGSVPERSDAVRIEGWRPYIQQEGQSVFRWATTALAPLALKACERAGVAPSEIAAFVPHQANLRIIEGIAKRLDMPQAVIAKDIVESGNTSAASVPLALSKLVERREVPSGAPVLLFGFGGGLTYAGQVVRCP, encoded by the coding sequence ATGATCGCGCTCGGCCACTACCAGCCGTCACGGGTCCTCAGCAACGACGACCTGGCCCAGATCGTCGACACCAACGACACCTGGATCCGCGACCGGGTCGGCATCGCCACCCGGCGGATCGCCGACACCGAGACCGTCGCCGACATGGCCGCCGCCGCGGCCGACAAGGCGCTGGCCAACTCGGGGCTGGCCGCCTCCGACATCGACCTCGTGGTGGTGGCCACCTGCTCGGCCGTGGACCGCAGCCCGAACACCGCCTGCCGGGTCGCCGCCAAGCTCGGCATCGACGCCCCGGGCGCGTTCGACATCAACACCGCCTGCTCCGGCTTCTCCTACGCGCTCGGCACCGTCGACCACGCGCTGCGGGCCGGCGCCTCCCGCAACGCCATCGTGATCGGCGCGGAGAAGCTCTCCGACTTCGTCGACTGGACCGACCGGTCGACCTGCATCCTCTTCGGCGACGCCGCCGGTGCCGCGGTACTCACCGCCACCGGGGAGGGCGAGCCGGACGGCATCGGGCCGGTGGTCTGGGGCTCGGTCCCGGAGCGCAGCGACGCGGTCCGGATCGAGGGCTGGCGCCCGTACATCCAGCAGGAGGGGCAGTCCGTCTTCCGCTGGGCCACCACCGCGCTCGCCCCGCTCGCCCTGAAGGCGTGCGAACGGGCCGGCGTCGCCCCGTCGGAGATCGCCGCGTTCGTGCCGCACCAGGCCAACCTGCGGATCATCGAGGGCATCGCGAAGCGGCTCGACATGCCGCAGGCGGTCATCGCCAAGGACATCGTCGAGTCCGGCAACACCTCGGCGGCGAGCGTGCCGCTGGCCCTCTCCAAGCTCGTCGAACGCCGGGAGGTGCCCTCCGGCGCCCCCGTACTGCTGTTCGGCTTCGGCGGCGGCCTCACCTACGCCGGGCAGGTCGTCCGGTGCCCCTGA
- a CDS encoding acyl carrier protein: protein MTRDEITAGLAEILEEVAGVSPDDVAEEKSFTDDLDVDSLSMVEVVVAAEEKFGVKIPDNDVQNLKTVGDAVAYIEAQS, encoded by the coding sequence ATGACCCGTGACGAGATCACCGCCGGCCTCGCCGAGATCCTCGAAGAGGTCGCCGGGGTGAGCCCGGACGACGTCGCCGAGGAGAAGTCGTTCACCGACGACCTCGACGTCGACTCGCTCTCCATGGTCGAGGTCGTGGTGGCCGCCGAGGAGAAGTTCGGCGTCAAGATCCCGGACAACGACGTCCAGAACCTCAAGACCGTCGGCGACGCCGTCGCCTACATCGAGGCACAGTCCTGA
- the fabF gene encoding beta-ketoacyl-ACP synthase II — translation MSRPDVVVTGLGATTPLGGDVASTWEAMLAGRSGVGPLTQEWAGQLPVRIAAQLAVEPTEKLDRVKLRRLDRSEAIALIAAHEAWADAGLADSPPDPERLAVSVGSGIGGAQTLLAQDDILEASGPRRVSPHTVPMLMPNGPAAWVGLELGAQAGVHSVASACATGAEAIALGLDMIRSGRADVVLAGGTEAVVHPLPIAGFASMRAMSTRNDDPERASRPWDKGRDGFVLGEGSGAVVLERADHAAARGARVYARLAGAALTSDGYDIVQPHPEGRGVIRAINMAIADAGIDRSDIVHVNAHATSTPVGDIAEIVALRSALGTHPVLTATKSMTGHLLGAAGALESIATILSIRDGVIPPTINLDDPDDALDLDVAAHKPRHMDIPAALNNGFGFGGHNAVLVFARA, via the coding sequence ATGAGTCGTCCCGACGTCGTCGTCACCGGGCTCGGCGCGACGACCCCGCTCGGCGGGGACGTCGCGTCGACCTGGGAAGCCATGCTGGCAGGCCGCTCCGGGGTGGGTCCACTCACCCAGGAGTGGGCCGGGCAGCTTCCGGTACGCATCGCCGCCCAGCTCGCGGTCGAACCGACCGAGAAACTGGACCGGGTCAAGCTGCGTCGGCTCGACCGGTCGGAGGCGATCGCCCTGATCGCCGCACACGAGGCGTGGGCCGACGCCGGCCTCGCCGACTCCCCGCCGGACCCGGAGCGTCTCGCGGTGAGCGTCGGCTCCGGCATCGGCGGCGCGCAGACCCTGCTCGCCCAGGACGACATCCTGGAGGCGTCCGGGCCACGGCGGGTCTCCCCGCACACGGTCCCGATGCTGATGCCGAACGGTCCGGCCGCCTGGGTCGGGCTGGAGCTGGGTGCGCAGGCGGGGGTGCACTCGGTGGCCAGTGCCTGCGCCACCGGGGCCGAGGCGATCGCGCTCGGCCTCGACATGATCCGCTCCGGGCGCGCCGACGTGGTGCTGGCCGGCGGTACCGAGGCGGTGGTACACCCGCTGCCGATCGCCGGGTTCGCCTCGATGCGGGCGATGTCGACCCGCAACGACGACCCGGAGCGCGCGTCCCGCCCCTGGGACAAGGGCCGGGACGGCTTCGTACTCGGTGAGGGGTCCGGCGCGGTGGTGCTGGAGCGGGCCGACCACGCCGCCGCGCGCGGTGCCCGGGTCTACGCCCGGCTGGCCGGCGCCGCGCTCACCTCCGACGGCTACGACATCGTGCAGCCGCACCCGGAGGGACGGGGCGTGATCCGGGCGATCAACATGGCGATCGCCGACGCCGGCATCGACCGTTCCGACATCGTGCACGTCAACGCGCACGCCACCTCCACCCCGGTCGGTGACATCGCCGAGATCGTCGCGCTGCGCTCCGCGCTCGGTACCCACCCGGTGCTGACCGCCACCAAGTCGATGACCGGGCACCTGCTGGGGGCCGCCGGCGCGCTGGAGTCGATCGCCACCATCCTCTCCATCCGGGACGGGGTGATCCCGCCGACGATCAACCTCGACGACCCCGACGACGCCCTCGACCTGGACGTCGCCGCGCACAAGCCCCGGCACATGGACATCCCGGCGGCCCTGAACAACGGGTTCGGGTTCGGCGGTCACAACGCGGTCCTCGTCTTCGCCCGGGCCTGA
- a CDS encoding cyclopropane-fatty-acyl-phospholipid synthase family protein, whose translation MLAALKGLLGHEALYVALQKGLGADRLRYRCLDELALVDGDTIIDVGCGPAYYFGRLPKVRYYGFDTSEKYIAHARRRWGGDQVEFRCEVFGEQHLAQIPPANAILLLGLLHHLSDDECRHLLRVCAKALAPGGRVIAVDPTLVPGQHPISRWMSKNDRGEYVRTPEAFVALGRETFADVDGEVVDDATRIPTSHWMMRMRTPALVPDAG comes from the coding sequence ATGCTGGCGGCGTTGAAGGGGTTGCTCGGGCACGAGGCGCTCTACGTGGCCCTACAGAAGGGCCTGGGCGCGGACCGGCTCCGCTACCGCTGCCTGGACGAGCTGGCCCTGGTCGACGGCGACACCATCATCGACGTCGGCTGCGGCCCGGCCTACTACTTCGGGCGGCTGCCGAAGGTCCGCTACTACGGCTTCGACACCAGCGAGAAATACATCGCGCACGCCCGCAGGCGCTGGGGTGGTGACCAGGTCGAGTTCCGCTGCGAGGTCTTCGGCGAGCAGCACCTGGCCCAGATCCCGCCGGCCAACGCGATCCTGCTGCTCGGGCTGCTGCACCACCTCTCCGACGACGAGTGCCGGCACCTGTTGCGGGTCTGCGCCAAGGCGCTCGCCCCGGGCGGCCGGGTGATCGCCGTCGACCCCACCCTGGTGCCGGGGCAGCATCCGATCTCGCGGTGGATGTCGAAGAACGACCGGGGCGAGTACGTCCGCACCCCGGAGGCGTTCGTGGCGCTCGGCCGGGAGACCTTCGCGGACGTCGACGGCGAGGTCGTGGACGACGCCACCCGGATACCGACCAGCCACTGGATGATGCGGATGCGGACCCCGGCGCTCGTCCCCGACGCCGGCTGA
- a CDS encoding D-arabinono-1,4-lactone oxidase: MTIPLSNWAGNVDFRARRLHRPTSLAELRSLVAGSDRIRALGTAHSFNRIADTTGDLVSVAGLPPVLEIDRAAGTVTVSAALRYGDLVGELDRAGLALHNLGSLPHISVAGACATGTHGSGPGNGNLATAVAALELVTADGELLTLRRGDDDFLGAVVGLGALGVVTRLTLDLVPAFEIAQYVYDDLPREQLDAHSAEILGGGYSVSLFTDWTGPRINQVWVKRRTDVDGGAAEPHWYGGTLAAEPRHPVPGMSAVHCTEQLGVPGPWHARLPHFRLEFTPSSGEELQSEYFVPREHLGAAMAALDGIADRIAAVLQISEIRTIAADELWLSPSHRRDSAALHFTWVKETEAVLPVLAAVEERLAPYAPRPHWGKLFGTPPEQLRDRYDRYADFAKLIRRYDPSGKFRNEMLDRYFPAAG, from the coding sequence ATGACCATCCCGCTGAGCAACTGGGCCGGCAACGTCGACTTCCGGGCCCGCCGGCTGCACCGGCCGACCTCCCTGGCCGAGCTGCGATCGCTGGTCGCCGGCAGCGACCGGATCCGCGCCCTCGGCACCGCGCACTCCTTCAACCGGATCGCCGACACCACCGGTGACCTCGTCTCGGTCGCCGGCCTGCCGCCGGTGCTGGAGATCGACCGGGCGGCCGGCACCGTCACCGTCTCGGCGGCGCTGCGCTACGGCGACCTCGTCGGCGAGCTGGACCGGGCCGGCCTCGCGCTGCACAACCTCGGCTCGCTGCCGCACATCTCGGTGGCCGGTGCCTGCGCCACCGGCACGCACGGCTCCGGGCCGGGCAACGGCAACCTGGCCACCGCCGTCGCCGCGCTGGAGCTGGTCACCGCCGACGGCGAGCTGCTGACGCTGCGCCGGGGCGACGACGACTTCCTCGGCGCCGTGGTCGGGCTCGGCGCGCTCGGCGTGGTCACCCGGCTCACCCTCGATCTCGTCCCCGCCTTCGAGATCGCCCAGTACGTCTACGACGACCTCCCCCGCGAGCAGCTCGACGCGCATTCCGCCGAGATCCTCGGCGGCGGCTACAGCGTCAGCCTCTTCACCGACTGGACCGGTCCCCGGATCAACCAGGTCTGGGTGAAACGGCGGACGGATGTCGACGGCGGCGCCGCCGAGCCGCACTGGTACGGCGGCACGCTGGCGGCCGAGCCCCGGCACCCGGTGCCCGGGATGTCGGCGGTGCACTGCACCGAGCAGCTCGGCGTGCCGGGGCCGTGGCACGCCCGGCTGCCACACTTCCGGCTCGAGTTCACCCCGAGCAGTGGTGAGGAACTCCAGTCCGAATACTTCGTGCCGCGCGAACACCTCGGCGCGGCGATGGCCGCGCTGGACGGCATCGCCGACCGGATCGCCGCCGTGCTCCAGATCTCGGAGATCCGCACCATCGCCGCCGACGAGCTGTGGCTGAGCCCGAGCCACCGGCGGGACAGCGCCGCGCTGCACTTCACCTGGGTCAAGGAGACCGAGGCGGTGCTTCCGGTGCTGGCGGCGGTCGAGGAGCGGCTCGCGCCGTACGCGCCCCGCCCGCACTGGGGCAAGCTCTTCGGCACCCCGCCCGAGCAGCTCCGCGACCGCTACGACCGGTACGCCGACTTCGCCAAGCTGATCCGCCGGTACGACCCGAGCGGCAAGTTCCGCAACGAGATGCTGGACCGCTACTTTCCGGCCGCCGGCTGA